The stretch of DNA TTTTCTCTTTCACGGGCTTGGCCGGAGTTTCCTCCGCCACTTCCGCCACTGGAGCTGCTTGAGGCACGGCCGGTTCGGTCTTGCCGGTCTTGGCGGCCTGACGCATTTCCATCAGACGCTTTCTGTCCTTTTCCGCTTTCTTTTCGGCGTCCATCTGCTCGTTGTATTTTCTGCGGATCAGGTTCGCCACGTCCTCTTCGATGAGGCTCATGTGGCTTTTTACGATCACGTTCAGGTCGGTCAGGTGCTTTTTCAGCGCCATGGTGCTGATCTTCAGTTCCTTGGCCAGTTCATGTACTCTTATTTGCACTTTGTTCCTCCACTTTGGCGATGCTGTGATGATACTCCAGCATCCGGGTGGCAAATTGTTTGTCCGTTATTCCGTAGATCCCTGTGATAGGTACGCCCAACGCTGCGCTCAGCTCTTGCTGAGTGCCGAGGCGAAGAATGGAAACAGATGATCCGGCTTGCTGAACAGCCGCTTCGATCCGGGCAGCCGAGCGCTGCGCCGTGTCCGTGGCGATGATGATCAGCCGCAGGCCCCGGGAATGCAGTTCCCGCAGGCAGGCGTCCGCTCCGGAGATTAGTTTCCCGGCTTTGCGGGCAAACTGCATCAGGTTGATTATCTTGCGCGTCAGTTCGTGGCCGCTGTCCATCACTGCTTCCCCGCAGAATTGAACATGGCTTCCGAGCGTAGATTGAATCTGCGCTTCAGATGGTTCCGCTTCCATTTGTCCAGGCCTTTCAAACAGTCCGGCTGGGGGCAGACGTAGTTTTGGCGTCTTTGCACCCGGCGCCGCGGATCGAACACGATGCCCTGAGGCAGAACGAAGAAGCTGAGGAGTTCCCCGGCTTCCCTTTTCGCCCGGCATACCACACAGGTGCGCTGGGGCACATGGTCCGCGTGACTGTTTTGGTTTGGCATCAGAAATATTTGGCGGCTTCCTTGAGCCGTTCGGCGGTTTTTTGTCCCACCCCTTCCAGGTTGCAAAGTTCCTCCACCGAGGCGGCGTAGATGTCCTGGACGGAGGTGTAGCCGGATTGGCGCAGGATCTCGGCGATCTTGGCGGTCACGCCGTCCAGATCGGTGATATGGCTCACCGTGCGGCGTTCCTTGGCCATTTTTTCCTCAAATTCCTCCAGGGTGAAGATGTCGATCTTCATCCCGGTGAGCTTGGCGGCCAATTTCACGTTTTTGCCGCCCTTGCCGATGGCCACCACCTTGTCTGCCTCTTCCACGATCACGCTGGCGGCGCGGTTGCGCTCGATGATCACGCGCTTCACTTTTTCCACGCCCAGGGCCCGTTCGATCATCTTTTCCGGATCTTCGTCGTGCACCACGATGTCGATCTGTTCACCGCGCAGCTCCTTGCGGATGCTGTCGATGCGGGCGCCCCGGGGACCGATGCAGACGGCCACTGGATCCAGCTTGGGATCGGTGCTCAGCAGCTCCACCTTGGTGCGGATGCCGGGTTCGCGCACTATTTTCATGATCTTGATCGTGCCGTCGTAAACTTCCGGGATCTCCGCTTCAAAGAGCTTCTTCACAAATTCCGGATTGGTGCGCGAGAGGATGATCGTTACGTTGGACTGGTGGGTGCGGATGTTCGTCACATAGGCTTTGATGTTGTCACCCACGCGGTAATATTCGTTCTCGATCTGCTCATCGGCGGGCAGCAGCGCGTCCGTGTAACTGATGTCGATGCGGTAACCGCCGGTGTCGTCGATGGTCTTGATCTTGCCGCTGACGATGGTGTTCTTCTGTTTGTTGAAATCGCTCTGGATCTTCTCTTCTTCCAGCAGGCGGATCTTGTCCTGGATCGCCTTTTGGGCGGTCTTGATCAGTTTGGGCTCAAACTCGTGCATGGCCATGGTTTTGGCCACGAACTGCCCCAGCTCCACACCGCTGCCGTGCAGCTGTCTGGCGTCTTCGAGCGAAATCTCGCCCAGCTTTGTCTCGGTTTCCACCACCTCGCAGAGGTAGCGGGCCTTGATGGTGCTGGAGGCCTCTTCGATGAAGATCTCCAGTTCGTTTTCAGGCTCGAGTTTCTTGCTCAGCGTGGCGTGGATCGCTTCCACGATCATCTCCTGGATCAGTTCCTTGTCCAGCTGCTTAATGGCGGCAAGCTTCACCACGGCGTCCAAAATGTTCGCGTTCATTCCTGCTCCTCCCGCTTCGGTGTGGCGAGATAGACTGTCTTGGCCCGGGAGATCGATTTCAGCGCGATCTCCACCCTGCTCCCCCGGTCGTCCAGGATCACACTGTCCTGATTGACCTCGGTCAGGGTGCCCAAAGTGGAGTTTTTTTGCTCTCCGTCGCCCCATTGCACCGCCACCTTCTCGTTGATCGCGCTCACCCAATGGCTTTTCAGCTTCAGGGGGCGTTCCAGGCCGGGTGACGACACTTCCAGGAAATAGCGGTCCGGGATCAGGTCAAATTCCTCCAGCTCCGCCCCCAGGGCGCGGCTGAATCTGGCACACTCATCCAGTGTGACCCCACCGATCTTGGTGAGGTAAATCGTGATGATGCGCCCCTTGCCGGACATCTTTTCATCGAGGTCGTACAGCGCCAGATGCTGCTCCTGGCAGATCCGGCGGGCAATGTCTTCGACTTGCGGACGGTAATACTCCATCTTGCTTCCTTTACACACTCATTTTGCGTCAAAAAAAATAGCTAACTTCCGTAGCTATTTGTCCTTACAAAGGCAATTCTATTATCTGCAAATGCGGCCTTTGCACCGCTTTCCAAACTGACGGTCATTTTCTGGGCGGCTGTAATGGTGTCAAGCGGAATTTTCGGCCGCGCCTTATCCGTGACCGGAGATGGAGATAACTGCCAACCTTTATAAGTATCAAGTAAAATTGCAAATAGTAGCACTTTCGTTGCAAATCACCGTTAATAGTGAGACCCCTGTATCAGGTTTTACAATGAAGGATCTATATTTCTTACGTCTTTTAGGTTTCATTCTAACCCGCAGCCTTTCGACACTCAAGCTACCGGGCTGCGGGTTCGCTTTCTTTTTTTGTCCCTTGTTCGGGAGCAGGATGGAAATCTGGATTTCCCTGTATGACCTGCCGTGAAACCAGGACAGGTTCTCATTATGAAGATACTGAGACAGCGGAAGCCTATATTGTTGTTCGTGTTCGTAGCGTTGTTGTTGTTGTTACGATTCGAAACGGTGCAGTTGTTGGCATTGTTGTTCCAGCTGCCGCCGCGTTTCACACGGTTTGATCCGCTTGCTGATTTCCACCCCAAATTGATCTTGCAAGATGGTTGCTGTTCGCAAAGCCGATGAAGCCCATACGGCTGCGAGTACTTTGATAAAGCGTTTCTGCCTCGATCACCCCCCTCATGAAAGCTTTTTCAGTCTTTTCGATCCCTTTGA from Candidatus Cloacimonadota bacterium encodes:
- a CDS encoding ribosomal L7Ae/L30e/S12e/Gadd45 family protein, with product MDSGHELTRKIINLMQFARKAGKLISGADACLRELHSRGLRLIIIATDTAQRSAARIEAAVQQAGSSVSILRLGTQQELSAALGVPITGIYGITDKQFATRMLEYHHSIAKVEEQSANKST
- a CDS encoding ribosome assembly cofactor RimP, with protein sequence MEYYRPQVEDIARRICQEQHLALYDLDEKMSGKGRIITIYLTKIGGVTLDECARFSRALGAELEEFDLIPDRYFLEVSSPGLERPLKLKSHWVSAINEKVAVQWGDGEQKNSTLGTLTEVNQDSVILDDRGSRVEIALKSISRAKTVYLATPKREEQE
- a CDS encoding SUMF1/EgtB/PvdO family nonheme iron enzyme encodes the protein MGWKSASGSNRVKRGGSWNNNANNCTVSNRNNNNNATNTNNNIGFRCLSIFIMRTCPGFTAGHTGKSRFPSCSRTRDKKRKRTRSPVA
- a CDS encoding DUF448 domain-containing protein — its product is MPNQNSHADHVPQRTCVVCRAKREAGELLSFFVLPQGIVFDPRRRVQRRQNYVCPQPDCLKGLDKWKRNHLKRRFNLRSEAMFNSAGKQ
- the nusA gene encoding transcription termination factor NusA, whose protein sequence is MNANILDAVVKLAAIKQLDKELIQEMIVEAIHATLSKKLEPENELEIFIEEASSTIKARYLCEVVETETKLGEISLEDARQLHGSGVELGQFVAKTMAMHEFEPKLIKTAQKAIQDKIRLLEEEKIQSDFNKQKNTIVSGKIKTIDDTGGYRIDISYTDALLPADEQIENEYYRVGDNIKAYVTNIRTHQSNVTIILSRTNPEFVKKLFEAEIPEVYDGTIKIMKIVREPGIRTKVELLSTDPKLDPVAVCIGPRGARIDSIRKELRGEQIDIVVHDEDPEKMIERALGVEKVKRVIIERNRAASVIVEEADKVVAIGKGGKNVKLAAKLTGMKIDIFTLEEFEEKMAKERRTVSHITDLDGVTAKIAEILRQSGYTSVQDIYAASVEELCNLEGVGQKTAERLKEAAKYF